A single region of the Leisingera thetidis genome encodes:
- a CDS encoding aldehyde dehydrogenase family protein: protein MHNPLWFDPALCLIGGSWVPAAGGGTLPLVNPSDGSEICRIARGGASEIDAAVQAAGAALDGKWGAMTALERGRILTRIGQLVLERAEDLAALEALDVGKPLSQARADALALARYCEFYGGAADKVTGETIPYLDGYTVYTLREPHGVTGHIVPWNYPMQIIGRSVGAALAMGNACVLKPAEEACLTALAFARIAIEAGLPAGALNVVPGLGAEAGAALAGHPGVQHISFTGSVRTGALVQQAAGANVVPVTLELGGKSPQLVFDDADLDAALPFLVNAGIQNAGQTCSASSRILVQRGVYDEVKRRMAAAYRQLTAGPATEDLRLGPLISARQKQIVEGFLDKGADLQLAAQGEIVSHAPPEGAYVRPTLFADVPPDHLLAQDEIFGPVQVLIPFSTEEDALRIANATDYGLVASVWTRDGGRQMRLAKKLRAGQVFVNNYGAGGGAELPFGGVGKSGHGREKGFEALYGFSQLKTVAAHHG, encoded by the coding sequence ATGCATAATCCCCTCTGGTTCGATCCCGCGCTCTGCCTGATCGGCGGCAGCTGGGTGCCCGCCGCAGGCGGCGGAACCCTGCCGCTGGTGAACCCGTCCGACGGCAGCGAGATCTGCCGGATTGCCCGCGGGGGCGCATCCGAGATTGACGCCGCCGTGCAGGCCGCCGGCGCGGCGCTGGACGGGAAATGGGGCGCCATGACGGCACTGGAACGCGGCCGCATCCTGACCCGGATCGGCCAGCTGGTGCTGGAACGGGCCGAGGATCTGGCCGCCTTGGAAGCACTGGATGTGGGCAAGCCGCTGAGCCAGGCCCGCGCCGATGCCCTGGCGCTGGCGCGCTACTGTGAATTTTACGGCGGCGCGGCGGACAAGGTGACAGGCGAAACCATTCCCTATCTCGACGGCTACACCGTCTATACACTGCGCGAACCGCACGGGGTGACGGGCCATATCGTGCCTTGGAACTATCCGATGCAGATCATCGGCCGCTCGGTCGGCGCGGCGCTGGCGATGGGCAATGCCTGCGTGCTGAAGCCGGCCGAGGAAGCCTGTCTGACGGCGCTGGCCTTTGCCCGTATCGCGATCGAGGCCGGGCTGCCGGCCGGGGCGCTGAACGTGGTGCCGGGCCTTGGGGCCGAGGCCGGAGCGGCGCTGGCGGGGCACCCGGGCGTGCAGCATATCTCCTTTACCGGGTCGGTCCGGACCGGGGCGCTGGTGCAGCAGGCAGCAGGCGCCAATGTGGTGCCCGTCACGCTGGAACTGGGCGGCAAATCCCCGCAGCTGGTGTTCGACGATGCCGATCTGGATGCCGCATTGCCGTTCCTGGTGAACGCAGGCATCCAGAATGCCGGCCAGACCTGCTCGGCGTCCTCGCGCATTCTGGTGCAGCGCGGTGTCTACGATGAGGTGAAGCGGCGCATGGCTGCGGCCTACAGGCAGTTGACGGCGGGGCCGGCCACGGAAGATCTGCGCCTGGGTCCGCTGATTTCGGCCCGGCAGAAGCAGATCGTCGAAGGGTTTCTGGACAAGGGGGCGGATCTGCAGCTCGCGGCACAGGGCGAAATCGTCTCTCATGCGCCGCCGGAAGGCGCCTATGTGCGTCCCACCCTGTTTGCCGATGTGCCGCCGGATCATCTGCTGGCGCAGGACGAGATTTTCGGCCCGGTTCAGGTGCTGATTCCGTTCAGCACCGAGGAAGACGCCCTGCGGATTGCAAATGCCACCGACTACGGGCTGGTCGCCAGCGTCTGGACCCGCGACGGCGGCCGCCAGATGCGGCTGGCGAAAAAGCTGCGCGCAGGCCAGGTCTTCGTCAACAACTACGGGGCCGGCGGCGGCGCGGAGCTGCCCTTTGGCGGTGTCGGAAAATCCGGTCACGGGAGGGAAAAAGGCTTTGAAGCGCTCTACGGGTTCTCGCAGCTGAAGACCGTCGCGGCGCATCACGGCTAG
- a CDS encoding ABC transporter permease — MLRYTLKRLLSLILSLAAASLVIFLVVEVAPGDPASFMLGVNAQADTVAALRAELGLDQGKAARYLAWAGGMLSGDFGTSYTYRTPVAGMIADRLWVSLPLAIYALALSTLIAFPAGIYAAARRGKPGDMAVTGATQLGVAVPNFWFAMMLVLVFAINLRWFGAGGFPGWEAGLWAGLHALTLPAIALALPQAAILTRVMRSSLLDILDEDFIRTARAKGLTRRQALWRHGVRNALIPVLTIIGLQFSFLLAGAIIIEQVFYLPGLGRLVFQAISARDLIVVESVVMLLVFAVITVNFLVDLAYALVDPRLRSRT, encoded by the coding sequence ATGCTGCGTTACACCCTGAAACGCCTCCTGTCGCTGATCCTCAGCCTGGCCGCTGCCTCGCTGGTCATCTTCCTTGTCGTAGAGGTGGCGCCGGGTGATCCCGCCTCCTTCATGCTGGGGGTCAACGCGCAGGCCGATACCGTCGCGGCCCTGCGGGCCGAGCTGGGGCTGGACCAGGGCAAGGCCGCGCGCTACCTCGCTTGGGCCGGGGGGATGCTGAGCGGGGATTTCGGCACCTCCTACACCTACCGCACGCCGGTTGCCGGGATGATCGCCGACCGTCTGTGGGTGTCGCTGCCGCTGGCGATTTACGCGCTGGCGCTGTCGACCCTGATCGCCTTTCCGGCAGGCATCTATGCTGCTGCCCGCCGCGGCAAGCCGGGCGACATGGCGGTGACCGGCGCCACCCAGCTGGGCGTGGCAGTGCCGAATTTCTGGTTTGCGATGATGCTGGTGCTGGTCTTTGCCATCAACCTGCGCTGGTTCGGGGCCGGCGGGTTTCCGGGCTGGGAGGCCGGGCTTTGGGCCGGGCTGCATGCGCTCACCCTGCCCGCCATCGCGCTGGCGCTGCCGCAGGCGGCGATCCTGACCCGGGTGATGCGCTCCTCCCTGCTCGACATCCTGGACGAAGATTTCATCCGCACGGCCCGCGCCAAGGGGCTGACCCGGCGCCAGGCGCTGTGGCGGCACGGGGTGCGCAACGCGCTGATCCCGGTGCTGACGATCATCGGGCTGCAGTTTTCCTTCCTGCTTGCCGGCGCCATCATCATCGAGCAGGTGTTCTACCTGCCCGGCCTCGGGCGGCTGGTGTTCCAGGCGATTTCCGCGCGGGATCTGATCGTGGTGGAATCGGTGGTGATGCTGCTGGTCTTTGCCGTCATCACGGTGAATTTCCTGGTCGATCTGGCCTATGCGCTGGTGGATCCGCGCCTTAGGAGCCGGACATGA
- the pncB gene encoding nicotinate phosphoribosyltransferase: protein MDIATRVYNHKWKIDPIIRSLIDTDFYKLLMCQSVFRNKPDTTVTFSLINRSAHVPLARLIDEGELREQLDHIRSLSLSRGESTWLRGNTFYGKRQMFRPDFMEWFEGLRLPPYHLERKGDQYELTFEGKWHEVMLWEIPALAVLMELRSRAVINSMGRFELQVLYARAMTKVWEKIERLREIGGLTIADFGTRRRHSFLWQDWCVQAMLEGLGDKFTGTSNCLIAMRREVEAIGTNAHELPMVYSALAGSDAELAQAPYDVLSDWHDEHEGNLRIILPDTYGTKGFLDRAPDWLARWTGIRIDSGDPVKGAEVAIDWWKQRGEDPADKRVIFSDGLDVQQIQDLHAQFSGRTKVSFGWGTLLTNDFRGLVPDDALAPFSLVCKAVSANGRPTVKLSDNPEKAMGPADEIARYKRVFDVGEQERQDVIV, encoded by the coding sequence GTGGATATCGCAACCCGCGTATACAATCACAAATGGAAGATTGATCCGATCATCCGGTCCCTGATCGACACGGATTTCTACAAGCTTCTGATGTGCCAGTCGGTGTTCCGCAACAAGCCGGACACCACCGTGACCTTCTCGCTGATCAACCGTTCCGCGCATGTGCCGCTGGCCCGGCTGATCGACGAGGGCGAGCTGCGCGAGCAGCTAGATCACATCCGCTCGCTGTCGCTCAGCCGCGGCGAGAGCACCTGGCTGCGCGGCAATACCTTCTATGGCAAGCGGCAGATGTTCCGCCCGGATTTCATGGAGTGGTTCGAAGGCCTGCGCCTGCCGCCCTATCACCTGGAGCGCAAGGGCGACCAGTACGAGCTGACCTTCGAAGGCAAATGGCACGAGGTCATGCTGTGGGAAATCCCGGCGCTCGCGGTGCTGATGGAGCTGCGCAGCCGCGCGGTGATCAACAGCATGGGCCGGTTCGAATTGCAGGTGCTCTATGCCCGCGCGATGACGAAGGTCTGGGAGAAGATCGAGCGCCTGCGCGAAATCGGCGGCCTGACGATCGCCGATTTCGGTACCCGCCGCCGCCATTCCTTCCTGTGGCAGGACTGGTGTGTGCAGGCGATGCTCGAGGGGCTGGGGGACAAATTCACCGGCACCTCCAACTGCCTCATCGCCATGCGCCGTGAGGTGGAGGCGATCGGCACCAACGCGCATGAGCTGCCGATGGTCTACTCGGCGCTGGCCGGCAGCGATGCGGAACTGGCGCAGGCGCCTTATGACGTTCTGTCCGACTGGCACGACGAGCATGAGGGCAATCTGCGCATCATCCTGCCGGACACCTATGGCACCAAGGGGTTTCTGGACCGCGCGCCGGACTGGCTGGCGCGCTGGACCGGCATCCGCATCGACAGCGGCGACCCGGTCAAGGGCGCCGAGGTGGCGATCGACTGGTGGAAGCAGCGCGGCGAGGATCCGGCGGACAAGCGGGTGATCTTCTCCGACGGCCTCGATGTGCAGCAGATCCAGGATCTCCATGCGCAGTTTTCCGGCCGTACCAAGGTCTCGTTCGGCTGGGGCACCCTGCTCACCAATGATTTCCGCGGGCTGGTGCCGGATGACGCGCTGGCGCCGTTCTCGCTGGTCTGCAAGGCCGTGTCCGCCAACGGCCGGCCCACCGTGAAATTGTCGGACAACCCGGAAAAGGCAATGGGCCCGGCGGATGAAATCGCGCGCTACAAACGGGTGTTCGACGTGGGCGAACAGGAACGGCAGGACGTCATCGTCTGA
- a CDS encoding ABC transporter ATP-binding protein: MTLLDVTSLSLTIGAFPVLKDVSFHIGPGEIVAVTGESGSGKSMTALAVMQLLPDLATCKGYITLDGTQLLEQSEAQMCAIRGQSIGMVFQEPMTALNPVKTIGEQVMETILIHQAVPRADAEARAQEMLERVGLPPDRFPLTRYPHELSGGQRQRVVIAMAIALRPKLLIADEPTTALDVTTQAQILDLLRDLVQDYGMGLLIITHDLAVVARLADRIVVMRHGEVVETGDTSRLLRNMRHPYTRMLFAASNHQVALPEPPPPVPLLEVRGAIRDYQTPRDSLFSRPGTFRAVNDVSFTLNRGERLGLVGESGCGKSTLTRAILGLEPLQGGDILLDGAPVSTGLSPAVRRKMQVVFQDPYGSFNPRHRVERLITEPFHTLENPPAGSERSDLIAETLSAVGLQPDDAGKYIHQFSGGQRQRVAIARALITRPELIIFDEAVSALDVSVRARILDLLAELCGACSLTYLFISHDLSVVRTITDRCLVMQKGEIVEQGATEDIFDNPRHPYTRQLIAAAPVLPGQADLVRSSQHA, encoded by the coding sequence ATGACCCTGCTGGACGTCACCAGCCTGTCGCTCACGATCGGCGCCTTTCCGGTGCTGAAGGATGTCTCCTTTCATATCGGACCCGGCGAGATCGTGGCCGTCACCGGCGAAAGCGGCTCCGGCAAGTCGATGACGGCGCTGGCAGTGATGCAGCTGCTGCCGGATCTGGCAACGTGCAAGGGATACATCACGCTGGACGGCACCCAGCTGCTGGAGCAGAGCGAGGCGCAGATGTGCGCCATCCGCGGCCAGTCCATCGGCATGGTGTTCCAGGAGCCGATGACGGCGCTGAACCCGGTCAAGACCATCGGCGAGCAGGTGATGGAGACCATCCTGATCCACCAGGCGGTGCCGCGCGCCGATGCCGAAGCCCGTGCGCAGGAGATGCTGGAGCGGGTCGGGCTGCCGCCGGACCGGTTCCCCCTGACCCGCTACCCGCACGAGCTGTCGGGCGGCCAGCGCCAGCGGGTGGTGATCGCCATGGCCATCGCCTTGCGCCCGAAACTGCTGATTGCCGATGAGCCGACGACCGCGCTGGACGTGACCACCCAGGCGCAGATCCTCGACCTGCTGCGGGACCTGGTGCAGGACTACGGCATGGGGCTGCTGATCATCACCCATGACCTGGCGGTAGTGGCCAGGCTGGCCGACCGGATCGTGGTGATGCGGCATGGCGAGGTGGTGGAGACTGGTGATACCAGCCGGCTGCTGCGCAACATGCGCCATCCTTATACCCGGATGCTGTTTGCGGCTTCGAACCATCAGGTAGCGCTGCCGGAGCCGCCGCCGCCGGTCCCGCTGCTGGAGGTCAGGGGGGCCATCCGCGACTACCAGACGCCGCGCGACTCGCTGTTCTCCAGACCCGGCACATTCCGCGCCGTCAATGATGTTTCTTTTACCCTGAATCGCGGCGAGCGGCTGGGGCTGGTGGGGGAGTCCGGCTGCGGAAAATCGACCCTGACGCGGGCGATTCTGGGGCTGGAGCCGCTGCAGGGCGGGGACATCCTGCTCGATGGAGCGCCCGTGTCGACCGGGCTCAGCCCGGCAGTCCGGCGCAAGATGCAGGTGGTGTTCCAGGACCCCTACGGCAGCTTCAATCCGCGCCACCGGGTGGAGCGGCTGATTACCGAGCCCTTTCACACGCTGGAGAACCCGCCCGCCGGCAGCGAACGGTCCGATTTGATTGCCGAAACCCTGTCTGCCGTCGGGCTGCAGCCTGACGATGCCGGGAAATACATTCACCAGTTCTCCGGCGGACAGCGCCAGCGCGTCGCCATTGCCCGCGCGCTGATCACCCGGCCCGAGCTGATCATCTTTGACGAGGCGGTTTCTGCTCTCGACGTCTCGGTCCGCGCCCGCATCCTCGACCTGCTGGCGGAGCTGTGCGGCGCCTGCAGCCTGACCTATCTGTTCATCAGCCACGATCTGAGCGTGGTGCGCACCATTACCGACCGCTGCCTGGTGATGCAGAAAGGGGAGATCGTCGAACAGGGCGCAACGGAAGACATCTTTGACAATCCCCGGCACCCCTACACCCGCCAGCTGATCGCCGCCGCCCCCGTGCTGCCCGGTCAGGCGGACCTGGTAAGGAGTTCACAGCATGCATAA
- a CDS encoding ABC transporter permease: MTRNLLIGGLLSSLVLLAAAVSFLWTPFDHTAMNIPAKLQTPNAQHWLGTDHFGRDLVSMIMVGARTSIAVALVAVGIGMGAGVPLGLAAAARKGSWLDELIMRGNDLIFAFPSLVIAILITAVLGAGAVNAIIAIGIFNIPVFARVTRGAALSWWQREFILAARVAGKNAARISAEHILPNIANLLIVQGTIQFSLGILAEAGLSYVGLGAQPPAPSWGRMLADAQTMVSFAPHLALVPGCAIILTVLGLNLLGDGLRDHLDPKLRVARA, encoded by the coding sequence ATGACCCGCAACCTGCTCATCGGCGGCCTGCTGTCCTCGCTGGTGCTGCTGGCAGCGGCGGTGTCGTTCCTGTGGACGCCCTTCGATCACACCGCGATGAACATCCCCGCCAAGCTGCAGACGCCCAACGCGCAGCACTGGCTGGGCACCGACCATTTCGGGCGCGATCTGGTGTCGATGATCATGGTCGGCGCCCGCACCTCCATCGCGGTGGCGCTGGTGGCGGTCGGCATCGGCATGGGCGCGGGGGTGCCGCTGGGTCTGGCGGCGGCGGCGCGCAAGGGGTCGTGGCTGGATGAGCTGATCATGCGCGGCAATGACCTGATCTTTGCCTTCCCGTCGCTGGTGATTGCCATCCTGATCACCGCGGTGCTGGGGGCCGGCGCCGTGAACGCGATCATCGCCATCGGCATCTTCAACATCCCGGTCTTTGCCCGCGTCACCCGCGGCGCGGCGCTGTCCTGGTGGCAGCGGGAGTTCATCCTGGCCGCCCGCGTAGCGGGCAAGAACGCCGCCCGCATCTCTGCCGAGCATATCCTGCCCAACATCGCGAACCTCTTGATCGTGCAGGGCACCATCCAGTTTTCGCTGGGCATCCTGGCCGAGGCGGGGCTGTCCTATGTCGGGCTTGGCGCCCAGCCGCCGGCCCCCAGCTGGGGCCGGATGCTGGCCGATGCGCAGACCATGGTCAGCTTTGCTCCGCATCTGGCGCTGGTGCCGGGCTGCGCCATCATCCTCACCGTGCTGGGCCTGAACCTGCTGGGCGACGGGCTGCGCGATCATCTGGATCCCAAGCTGAGAGTGGCCCGCGCATGA